AGCGGGGAGGGTCTTCGCGCCGACGCCGGGGAGAGCGGCCCCGGGGGTGGTGAACTCCTGGCGGTGCCAGACGACTCGTACGGCATCCCAGGGGATCACGAGCCGCCCCTCATGGGTGACGAGTACGAGTCCGTCCGTATACGCCTTGTACGGCCGCGACTTCGGCGGGAACTCGCGTACCAGCGCACCGGGGTCCGGCCGGTCGCCGCCGTACAACTCCCCGAGCGCGACGTACTGTTCGGTCCCCTCGTCGGCGTCCTCGTAGGCGGGGGCGGGCGGCGGTCCGCCGAGCGGGTTGGACAGGGGCCGCGCGGCCCGCGCCTGCGCTTCGAGGGCGCGGTGCTGGGCCCGGCCCAGGAGCCCGAGTGCGGCCATGACCGCACCCCCGGCGATCAGCGCGACCCCGCCGCCCCACCCGAACTGGACCCCCACCGCGGCCCCGACGCCCACCAGCAACGTGCCGAAGGCGATGAACCCGGCCAGCATGCGGCGCATGAGACGTTCCCCCTGATCCCTGGTTGCCCGATCCCCGGCCGTGACTCGGTCGCGAAGTATACGAACGTGCTTCCCCGCTCCGGAACGCTAAACCTTTCCACTAATGTGAAGGTTCAAGCGTGGGCCGTCGCCTGCGCGCATGCCTGGTGAGGGAGAGCGGCATGAAGATCGGAGAGCTGTCCGAGAAGACGGGCGTCTCGACGCGGTTGCTTCGCTATTACGAAGAGGTCGGCATCCTGACCCCGTACCGGAGCGCCAACGGCTACCGCGGCTACGGCGAGCCGGCCATCGACCGTGTCCTTCAGATCCGCGAACTCCTCGAAGTCGGCCTGACGACGGAGATGATCCGCGAGGTGCTGCCCTGTCTCGGGAAGGCGAAGGACGAACTGCCGCCCGAGGACTGCCCGGCGGCAAAGGACCTGGACGGGCTGCGACGTCAACTCGGCAACGTCAAACGACGCATTGACGTGCTCCAGCGCAATCAGCGCGCGATCGAGGTCTATCTGCGCACCTGGGAGCACGCCATGGCCGGTACGCCTCAACCCGCTGGTGAGGTCCCTGTCTCGGACTGAGTGCGCGAACGTTCAGTGACGGCTGTCACGGCCGCCGAGCTTGACCTTGACAGTAGTGTCAATCTTTAGCTTCGGCTGGGTAGAGCAATCCGCTGAACAGCGCGAGGAGACATTGCCATGCCCACTGCCTTGACAGGAAAGACCGCTCTCGTGACCGGAGGGTCACGGGGCATCGGTGCGGGGATTGCCCGTGAACTGGCACGCCAGGGCGCGAGCGTTGCCCTCACCTACCGGAAGTCGCGCGAGCAGGCGGAAGAGGTCGTCGCCGAACTGGTCGCCCTCGGGGTGAAGGCGGTCGCCGTGCAGGCCGACCAGTCCGTTCCCCACAAGGCGTCGACCGCTGTGGAGGAGGCCGCCGAGTTCCTGGGCGGCCGTATCGACGTGCTGGTGAACTCCGCCGGAGTCGCCGTGATGGGCACGGTCGACCAACTGGACCAAGACCTTCTCGACGGGGTCCAGAACATGTTCGCCACCAATGTGATGGGGACGGTCGTCACCACCCATTCCGCGACCCGGTATCTGCCCGACGGCGGGCGCGTCATTCTGGTGGGAAGCACCGTCGCCGAGCGGATTCCCACCCCTGGCGTCGCCGCATACGCGGCGAGCAAGGCGGCGATCGACCAGCTCGGTCGCGGGTGGGCGCGCGACTTCGGCCCGCGCGGCATCACCGTGAACGTGGTGCGGCCCGGCGCGACCGACACGGACATGAACCCCGCGGACGGTCCGTTCGCGGCCACCCAGGTGGCCATGACGCCGCTCGGGCGCTTCGGCAGGACCGACGACATCGCAAAGGCGGTCGCCTTCCTGGCGAGCGAGGAGGCGGCGTTCATCACGGGCGCGCTGCTGACCGTCGACGGCGGATCCAGCATCTGAGCCAGGTCGCCACACACCACGCGGAGCTCCGGTGCTGGACGGCACCGGAGCCTTGCCGCGTCTTCATACGGCAGTGGCGGTACCTGTCTTGAGGCTCGTTACGAAGGCGGACCAGGCGGCAGCCGGGAAGACGACGCCGGGGAGTTCGGGGGACTTGGAGTCGCGTACGGGGACTATGTCGGGGAGCCCGTCGGCGACTTCGAGGCAGTCACCGCCGCTGGCGCCGCTGTACGTGGACTTGCGCCACGTCGCCATCTCCAGGCAGTTGCCGCCGCTGGCGTCGCTATACGTGGACTTGTGCCACTCAAGGCTGCTGCGCTTCATGGTCGTAATCCTCCGCCAACTGGTCGATGAGGGCCAGGGAGTCGCGCGGTGACAGCGCGCTGGCCCCGACCAGATCGTATGCCAGCTCGTACTGCGCGACGGAGGCTGGATCGTCTAGCAGTTGGCCTGACCCCATGCTCTGGAGATAGGCGAGCGGAGGGGCGTCGGAGAAGGACATCAGCTTTAGTGCGCCCTCAAGAGCCATGTGCGCGCCTGCGCTGAACGGCAGCACCTGCACGATGACTCGGTGACGGCGCGCCAGGCTCGCCACACGGCGCACTGCCTCCGCCATCACAGCCGCGTCGCCCACCTGCCGTCGCAGCGTCGCCTCATCCAGAATTCCCCAAAACAGTGGGGTAGTTGGATCCGACAGCAGCTTGGCTCGTTCCAGTCGAGCTTCGACCAGTTCGTCGATCACGTCCTGCGTGGCAGTCGGACGACCCGCACGGAACACCGCTCGCGCGTACGCCTCCGTCTGCAACAACCCCGGGATCAGCAATGGCGCGTACTCCTTGATTGCCGCTGCGATCGCCTCCGCCTCCGCCGCGTCGGCGAAGTGGTCCGGGTACTTCGACTTCGTCGCCGCGTCGCAGTTCCGCTCGAAGAAGCCGTTCGTGCCCAGGATCTCGTCCAGCTTCACCGCGTACTCCAGTTGCATCCGCCGCGTGCCCGACTCAAGTTGGCCGATGAACGCCCCACTCACGAACAGGGGCGCGCCCAGTGCCTCCTGGGTCATTCCCGCTCTCTCCCGTGCGTGCCGCAGCTCCGCTCCCAGCAGCGCTCGTGGTGAGGACGACGGGTCGAGCTTCTTGGGGCCGGGCATGGCAACTCCCATCAACGGCACGTTAATCACGTGGGCTTGTTGGCCGAATGTCTCTGTTCAGGCTAACCACAGACAACCACGCTGTGTGGTGAAAGAGGGCACTCAGAGTGGAGGTTGGCGTTCAGTGGACAAGACTGGGAAAGAGCGGCGCAAAGCGGCTGTGGATCAGGTAAGGGCGGCGGAGGAAGCCGTCGCGCAGCTCAAGTCCGGGCTCGCGGCGGCCGGGATCAAACTCCCGTCGCTGCGGGTCGACCCGGTCTCGTGCGCGGGCAACGAGCCGGCCAATCCGCTGGTGGAGCTGGGGCGTTGCAACCTGGCGACCGCGCGGCAGATGGCGGCGGCGCTGGAAGAAGGGGCCCGGCCATGAGCGGCTGCGCGGGCGGCGGGTTCGTGCCGGTGGTCGGGACGTACGCCGTGGATTCGCGGGACGGACGTGTGGGCCGGGTGATGGCGCTGGAGGACAACTGCGTACAGCTACGGCCGCCGGGCGGCGGTGTGGAGTGGGACGTTCCACCGGGCTGGATCCATCCGGCCCCGCCGAACGAGCTGCTGCGCGCGAAGGTCACGGAACTGAACCGCGCGCGGCGCCTGCCGTGAGCCCGGCATAGGGGGCCGCACTTCCCCGGGCGGGTCGGCCGCCCGGGGGAGCGCCCGTCATTCACAGAGAGGTAACTCCCCATGACCACAGGGACGTTCGAGATCGACCCGTTGACCGGGTTCCGTGCGTGGCAGTACCTGTTGGCGACATGGCGGGCACTGGATGTGCCCGAGGGGTGGCGTGCCGAGATCGACGAAGGGCGGATCGTCCTCGCACCGCCGCCGTCCAGGCATCACCAGAGCATCGCGGCCGGTGTGCAACGTCGGCTCTATGAGGGGCTCTCGGACGAGTGGGGGATCTACCGGACGCTCGGCGTACACATCGCGCCGCTCGACAAGCTCTACGTGCCGGACCTGGTGGTCATGCCGGCCGACGCCGTCGACCCGGACAGCAACGACCCGATCGACGCCTCCGAAGCGCTGCTGACCGTGGAGATCACCTCGAAGGGGAGGAGCGCACGGGACGACCGGACGAAGAAGTACCGGGCCTATGCCCGCGCGCTGGTTCCGCTCTACCTGCTCATCGACCGGTTCGACACGCGCGGCCCCATCGTCACGCTCTTCACCGAGCCCAGCGAGGACGGTACGTACAAGCACTCCGAGCAGGTGCCGTTCGGGAAGCCCATCGCGCTGCCCGAGCCGTTCGGGACGACACTGGGGCTTTACGCGTCGTCCTCGCCGAAGACGCGGCGGAACGCCTCGTCGTGCGGGACGCCGAGCGATTCGCCGCGGCGTTGACTCTCCCGATAGGCGGCCAACGCTCGCATCTCCTCAAGCTCAAGGGCGTCCGCGAGTGGGTTACCGGTCTCCTTCACGTACCCCACCGTATCGAGGAGCCTGGCCCCGCGAGGCCTCAAGCGCCACCCGCAGGTGCCCGTGCGAAGCCGCCAGCAGCTCAGCCGCCCTGGGGCCGTCGACCGCGCCCAGGATCGTGAGGATCGCGTTCTTCACCTCGCCGTCCGTCGCCGCCAGTGCCGCCTCGATCTCGTCGTCCGCCGCGCCCGTCGCGAGCGCGACGATGCGGCGGGAGCGGGCGCGCAGTTTGTCGTTGGAGGCGCGGACGTCGACCATCAGGTTTCCGTACGTCTTGCCGAGGCGGATCATCGTGATCGTGGAGATCATGTTGAGGACGAGCTTCTGCGCCGTACCGGCCTTCAACCGCGTTGATCCCGTGAGCAGTTCGGGGCCCACGACGATCTCAAGGCCGTGCTCGGCCGCTGCCGCGAGCGGGCTGTCCGCGTTGCAGGAGAGGCCGATGGTGAGTGCGCCCAGGGCGCGCGCGTGCGCGACCGCGCCCACCGCGTACGGGGTGCGGCCCGAGGCGGAGATGCCGACGACCGTGTCGTTCACGTCCACCTTCAGCTCGTCCAGGTCCGCCGCCGCCAGTTCCTTGGAGTCCTCCGCGCCCTCGACGGACTTGACCATCGCGCCGGGGCCGCCGGCGATCAGGCCGACGACCTCCGACGGGTCGGTGTTGAAGGTGGGAGGGCACTCGCTGGCGTCCAGGATGCCGAGGCGGCCGGCCGTGCCCGCGCCCGCGTAGATGAGCCGGCCGCCACGGGCCATCCGCTCGGCCGTGGCGTCGATGGCGTGGGCGATGCGGGGGAGCTGCGCGGCGACGGCGGCGGGGACGGTCTGGTCCTCGCCGTTCATGACGCGGGCGATGTCCTCGGTGGAGCGGCGGTCGATCTCGGCGAGTTCGGGGCGGAACGCCTCGGTGGTGAGGGTGGCGAGCTCGGCGCGGAGTTCGCCGTACGAAGGCATGGAGGTCATGGAGAAGCGGCTCTTTCTGGCGAGCTGGCAGAAACCTGAGGAAGCCCCGTTATTTGTCGCGCGGGTCAGCGCGTGCGCGGCGCGTGGCGGTGCGCCAGCGCCTCATAGGACGCGGCGAGCGCGGGTGCGGCCGTCTCGTACGTCCGTTGTGCGACGCCCACGAACAGGCAGTCCACGACGAGGAGTTGGCTTGTACGGCTGGACATCGCCGCCGGCCGCAGCTCGCTCTCGCGGGCCGTGGACGTGGTGAGGACGTGGTCCGCGTACTGCGACACCGCGCCGTCCGGGCGGCCGGTGATCGCGACCGTCGTCGCGCCCCGGTCGAAGGCGACGCGCAGCGGTTCTATGACGTCTCCCGTCGAGCCGGAGTGCGTGATCGCGATGGCGACGTCGCCCGCGCGGAGTTGGACGGCATTCGTCACGGCGAGGTGCGGATCGCTGTGCGCGTGGGCTATCAGGCCGATGCGCAGGAGCTTCTGCGCGAGGTCCATGCCGACGAGACCGCTGGCGCCGATGCCGTAGATGTCGATACGGCGGGCGGATGCGGCGGCGGTGATGACGGCGCCGAGCTGGACGGTGTCGAGCGCGGCGGCCGTGTCGGCGAGGGTCTGCTGCTCGTCGTAGGCCAGCTTGGCGACGACGTCGGCGATCGGGTCGTCGACGGCGATGTCGGCGGTGACCGCGGGGGCGGCGCCCGATTCCTGGTGGGCGGCGAGGCCGGCGAGGGCGAGACGCAGATCGCGGTAGCCGGGGTAGCCGAGGAGGCGGGCGGTCCTGACGACGGTGGCCTCGCTCGTGCCGGTGAGCTCGGCGAGACCGGTGACGGTGAGGGCGGCCGTGCCGGCCGGGTCGGCGGCCACGGCTTCGGCGACGCGCTGCATGGAGCGGGTCATGGAGGGCGCGAGGGTACGGACCTTCGCCGCGAGGGCGGCGGGGGCGGGCGGGGCGCCGCCGCTGTAAATTTCCTTCACGTCACTGGTCACAACTGAAAGATAATTTCAGGGCGCGGAGGCGTCAAGGGTGCCGCGGTCGCTTGCGGTGGGTCGCGGGGGCGGCGTACGACAATGGGGGCATGGAAGACATGAACCCCCTGGAACAGGCGCTGCACACCGCACGCGCCCTGGTCCTCGCCGACCTCGCGGCGGGTGACGTCGCACGGCCCGAGATCGTCTCAGTGGTGGAAGACGCCGTGTCGCATCGACGCTGGTGGGTGGAGCAGTGGCCGGAGGGGGCCGAGTACGTCGCGGGGCTGATCGCCCAGGACGTACAGGACGCCCTCCTGGAGTCCCACGGGCGGTGGCCGCTCTGCCCCGTCTGCGGCGAGTCCCGGACCGAGCTGGCGGCGGAGGGCGGCCCCCACGCGCTGGAGATCGAGCCGGAGCTGGGCCCGGATCCGCACTGGGTGTGCGGGAAGGCGGCGGTCGTGGTGGCTCCGGTGGGGTCGCTGGGCGCGGTGCTGGGGGCCGGGTGACGTGACGGTCTACATCGACCCGCCGACATGGGCGGGGCACGGGCGGATGTGGTCGCACCTGGTGAGCGACGAGTCGTACGACGAACTGCACACGTTCGCGGCCTC
The nucleotide sequence above comes from Streptomyces sp. NBC_01716. Encoded proteins:
- a CDS encoding MerR family transcriptional regulator, whose protein sequence is MKIGELSEKTGVSTRLLRYYEEVGILTPYRSANGYRGYGEPAIDRVLQIRELLEVGLTTEMIREVLPCLGKAKDELPPEDCPAAKDLDGLRRQLGNVKRRIDVLQRNQRAIEVYLRTWEHAMAGTPQPAGEVPVSD
- a CDS encoding SDR family NAD(P)-dependent oxidoreductase: MPTALTGKTALVTGGSRGIGAGIARELARQGASVALTYRKSREQAEEVVAELVALGVKAVAVQADQSVPHKASTAVEEAAEFLGGRIDVLVNSAGVAVMGTVDQLDQDLLDGVQNMFATNVMGTVVTTHSATRYLPDGGRVILVGSTVAERIPTPGVAAYAASKAAIDQLGRGWARDFGPRGITVNVVRPGATDTDMNPADGPFAATQVAMTPLGRFGRTDDIAKAVAFLASEEAAFITGALLTVDGGSSI
- a CDS encoding DUF397 domain-containing protein: MKRSSLEWHKSTYSDASGGNCLEMATWRKSTYSGASGGDCLEVADGLPDIVPVRDSKSPELPGVVFPAAAWSAFVTSLKTGTATAV
- a CDS encoding helix-turn-helix domain-containing protein; protein product: MPGPKKLDPSSSPRALLGAELRHARERAGMTQEALGAPLFVSGAFIGQLESGTRRMQLEYAVKLDEILGTNGFFERNCDAATKSKYPDHFADAAEAEAIAAAIKEYAPLLIPGLLQTEAYARAVFRAGRPTATQDVIDELVEARLERAKLLSDPTTPLFWGILDEATLRRQVGDAAVMAEAVRRVASLARRHRVIVQVLPFSAGAHMALEGALKLMSFSDAPPLAYLQSMGSGQLLDDPASVAQYELAYDLVGASALSPRDSLALIDQLAEDYDHEAQQP
- a CDS encoding Uma2 family endonuclease, translated to MTTGTFEIDPLTGFRAWQYLLATWRALDVPEGWRAEIDEGRIVLAPPPSRHHQSIAAGVQRRLYEGLSDEWGIYRTLGVHIAPLDKLYVPDLVVMPADAVDPDSNDPIDASEALLTVEITSKGRSARDDRTKKYRAYARALVPLYLLIDRFDTRGPIVTLFTEPSEDGTYKHSEQVPFGKPIALPEPFGTTLGLYASSSPKTRRNASSCGTPSDSPRR
- the murQ gene encoding N-acetylmuramic acid 6-phosphate etherase yields the protein MTSMPSYGELRAELATLTTEAFRPELAEIDRRSTEDIARVMNGEDQTVPAAVAAQLPRIAHAIDATAERMARGGRLIYAGAGTAGRLGILDASECPPTFNTDPSEVVGLIAGGPGAMVKSVEGAEDSKELAAADLDELKVDVNDTVVGISASGRTPYAVGAVAHARALGALTIGLSCNADSPLAAAAEHGLEIVVGPELLTGSTRLKAGTAQKLVLNMISTITMIRLGKTYGNLMVDVRASNDKLRARSRRIVALATGAADDEIEAALAATDGEVKNAILTILGAVDGPRAAELLAASHGHLRVALEASRGQAPRYGGVREGDR
- a CDS encoding MurR/RpiR family transcriptional regulator is translated as MTSDVKEIYSGGAPPAPAALAAKVRTLAPSMTRSMQRVAEAVAADPAGTAALTVTGLAELTGTSEATVVRTARLLGYPGYRDLRLALAGLAAHQESGAAPAVTADIAVDDPIADVVAKLAYDEQQTLADTAAALDTVQLGAVITAAASARRIDIYGIGASGLVGMDLAQKLLRIGLIAHAHSDPHLAVTNAVQLRAGDVAIAITHSGSTGDVIEPLRVAFDRGATTVAITGRPDGAVSQYADHVLTTSTARESELRPAAMSSRTSQLLVVDCLFVGVAQRTYETAAPALAASYEALAHRHAPRTR